Proteins co-encoded in one Acidobacteriota bacterium genomic window:
- a CDS encoding GDSL-type esterase/lipase family protein: MQNLWKIILVGSILLNLVAIWGFFHFIRYGGSPLGELKRRLTGTTKQTGPSIPYAEENERIKKRLEAGETDSTRVVFFGASITARWDLERDFPRVSILNRGVGGQLVPQMLARFKRDVVDLRPRAVVIKFCSINIRPQLPLAVLKDGMEMMTQLARANDITPVVSTIIPAGKPEAHIGDFSAADSLRAFNTWVRQYAEVNSLYLIDFAAAIEDDDGFLPRDCSTDPVHVNERGYTILAAAARPVIYRAAGLSP; encoded by the coding sequence ATGCAGAACCTCTGGAAAATCATTCTGGTCGGTTCGATACTGCTCAACCTCGTAGCCATATGGGGGTTCTTCCACTTCATCCGGTACGGCGGGTCGCCGCTGGGTGAACTCAAGCGACGGCTGACCGGAACCACGAAGCAGACCGGCCCCTCAATCCCGTACGCAGAAGAAAACGAGCGGATCAAAAAACGCCTTGAAGCGGGAGAGACTGATTCAACGCGCGTGGTTTTTTTCGGTGCCTCCATCACCGCCAGGTGGGACCTCGAGCGCGATTTCCCCCGCGTTTCGATACTCAATCGCGGCGTCGGTGGTCAACTGGTACCGCAGATGCTCGCGCGCTTCAAGCGCGACGTTGTCGACCTCAGGCCGCGAGCGGTGGTGATCAAGTTCTGTTCCATCAATATCCGTCCCCAACTTCCCCTGGCGGTCCTGAAGGACGGGATGGAGATGATGACCCAACTGGCCCGGGCCAACGACATCACGCCCGTCGTTTCCACGATTATCCCGGCGGGAAAACCGGAGGCGCACATCGGCGACTTCAGCGCGGCTGATTCCCTCAGGGCCTTCAATACCTGGGTCCGACAATATGCGGAGGTAAACAGTCTGTACTTGATCGATTTCGCGGCCGCCATCGAGGATGACGACGGCTTCCTTCCCCGCGATTGCTCGACCGACCCGGTTCACGTCAATGAGAGAGGGTACACCATCCTGGCCGCCGCCGCACGGCCCGTCATTTACCGGGCGGCCGGACTGAGCCCGTAA
- a CDS encoding acyltransferase, which translates to MQTVKLILKRLLLLTGLVLTSPLIFVTLLEALLFGRKAERVYGSCKELLALCPTLCGQYLRLAFYWAVCTRISPDACFLFGSMVAHRDTVIRGGGVVGTHSIIGYADIGENVLFGARVSVISGKYQHGRPEERAQDGAVREEYQCIHIGGNSWIGEGALILADVGAGCTVGAGSVVYKEVPDGITVMGNPARKVSLQVTDTAGSAAGDK; encoded by the coding sequence ATGCAGACTGTAAAGCTGATACTCAAACGATTGCTCTTACTGACGGGGCTTGTCCTCACCTCGCCGCTGATCTTCGTGACCCTCCTGGAGGCACTGCTCTTCGGTAGAAAAGCCGAACGGGTCTACGGTTCGTGCAAAGAACTCCTGGCCCTGTGCCCCACGCTGTGCGGCCAGTACCTGAGGCTGGCCTTCTACTGGGCGGTCTGCACCCGAATATCCCCCGATGCCTGCTTTCTGTTCGGCAGCATGGTGGCCCACCGCGACACGGTGATCCGTGGCGGGGGGGTCGTCGGCACTCATTCGATCATCGGGTACGCGGACATCGGCGAAAACGTGCTGTTCGGCGCGAGGGTGTCGGTCATTTCGGGCAAGTATCAGCACGGGCGTCCCGAAGAACGGGCACAGGACGGGGCGGTCAGAGAAGAGTACCAGTGCATCCATATCGGCGGCAACAGTTGGATCGGCGAGGGCGCGCTGATCCTTGCCGACGTCGGCGCGGGCTGCACGGTCGGCGCCGGCAGCGTGGTTTACAAGGAAGTGCCGGACGGCATCACCGTCATGGGTAACCCGGCGCGCAAGGTCAGCCTTCAGGTGACCGACACCGCCGGCAGTGCGGCGGGGGACAAATAA